The following proteins are encoded in a genomic region of Terriglobales bacterium:
- a CDS encoding GIY-YIG nuclease family protein has product MLNPRCGESDRPKCFYVYIMASANRVLYIGVTNALHRRVWQHKFEDIEGFTKRYKVTKLVHWESFDDVRNAISREKALKGWRREKKVALIEERNPKWKDLAAAWYGQSNEKIRRRFARENEEVLSETGVEPID; this is encoded by the coding sequence ATGTTGAACCCACGATGCGGTGAGTCGGACCGCCCGAAATGTTTCTACGTGTACATCATGGCCAGCGCCAATCGTGTGCTTTACATCGGAGTGACCAACGCTCTGCATCGCCGCGTATGGCAGCACAAGTTCGAGGACATCGAGGGCTTCACCAAGAGGTACAAAGTCACGAAGCTTGTCCATTGGGAGTCGTTCGATGACGTTCGCAACGCGATCAGTCGTGAGAAAGCGCTGAAGGGGTGGAGGCGCGAGAAGAAGGTGGCGCTGATCGAAGAGCGGAACCCCAAGTGGAAGGACCTGGCGGCAGCGTGGTATGGGCAGTCGAACGAGAAGATACGCAGACGTTTTGCGCGGGAGAACGAAGAGGTCTTGTCAGAGACTGGGGTCGAGCCAATCGACTGA
- a CDS encoding PAS domain-containing protein: MKWLTDPLLLRMAVVFVAAAFLFIVGIFLMRRLRRGLTGEDAERRTSVDGPEFQLAAYHGVIQQLKEKEQELQRVRQQATERAAASQTLSDVLLSNLTSGVLLFNNTGTVRQANEAARRILGYGTAFGMHARDLFRGVSELRRETSERAEMVAPSPSPVTAKAPRLPSRFLRRSRPRLPWKRDNILNRQTPRGYTLGNPGTVRKVAMKRMWNLTLAALLMGLALGAAAQEVSLGDYARKQREQQKPASPTTKVYTNDDIGSSPAAAASATTSAPADSDADKSAAKDEKTKAEDEKAKAEEMNKAAEEFKGKVAEAKTKIAEIRRNMDVSEREFKLHSIDWYTEAGNALLDPKKYKDETDKHNKEMDDLRKQLADAQAELEKIRDEIRKAGLSSSLGD, from the coding sequence ATGAAATGGCTCACCGATCCCCTGCTGCTGCGCATGGCGGTGGTGTTCGTCGCTGCAGCCTTCCTCTTCATCGTCGGCATCTTCTTGATGCGCCGCCTGCGCCGCGGCCTCACCGGCGAAGACGCGGAGCGCCGCACCTCGGTGGACGGCCCCGAGTTCCAGCTCGCCGCCTATCACGGGGTCATCCAGCAGTTGAAGGAGAAGGAGCAGGAGCTGCAGCGCGTCCGCCAGCAGGCCACCGAGCGCGCCGCCGCCTCCCAGACCCTCAGCGATGTCCTGCTCTCCAACCTGACCAGCGGCGTCTTGCTCTTCAACAACACCGGCACGGTGCGTCAGGCCAACGAGGCCGCCCGTCGCATCCTGGGATATGGCACCGCCTTCGGCATGCACGCCCGCGACCTCTTCCGCGGGGTCAGCGAATTAAGGCGCGAGACCAGCGAGCGCGCCGAGATGGTAGCGCCATCGCCGTCTCCAGTGACGGCCAAGGCACCACGTTTACCCTCTCGTTTCCTGCGGAGAAGCCGGCCAAGACTGCCGTGGAAGCGGGATAACATATTGAACCGGCAGACACCTCGGGGTTACACTTTAGGTAACCCAGGAACAGTCAGGAAGGTCGCTATGAAGCGGATGTGGAATCTCACGCTCGCAGCTCTGTTGATGGGTTTGGCGCTCGGCGCCGCGGCCCAGGAAGTCTCCTTGGGCGATTACGCCCGCAAGCAAAGGGAACAGCAGAAGCCCGCCTCGCCCACCACCAAGGTCTACACCAACGACGATATCGGTTCGTCGCCCGCGGCCGCAGCCAGTGCCACCACCAGCGCCCCGGCCGACTCTGACGCCGACAAGAGCGCGGCCAAGGACGAGAAGACCAAGGCCGAGGACGAGAAGGCCAAGGCCGAGGAGATGAACAAAGCGGCTGAGGAATTCAAAGGCAAGGTCGCCGAGGCCAAGACCAAGATCGCCGAGATCCGGCGCAACATGGACGTCTCCGAGCGCGAATTCAAGTTGCATAGCATTGATTGGTACACCGAGGCCGGCAACGCCCTGCTCGATCCCAAGAAGTACAAGGACGAGACCGACAAGCACAACAAGGAGATGGACGACCTGCGCAAGCAGCTGGCCGACGCCCAGGCGGAACTGGAGAAGATCCGCGACGAGATCCGCAAGGCCGGCCTCTCCAGCTCCCTCGGTGACTAA
- a CDS encoding prepilin peptidase → MIDTHVLGAAVFLFGLVFGSFLNVCIHRLALRCYSDQELSARGVTRRDLSIVSPPSACPKCRHPIRWYDNIPVLSWLLLGGRCRDCRAPISPRYAIVELLTGLLFLACYYVFGFNPLGLKFAVFSFLILGLIFTDAEHKLLPDSLTLTGLALGIGFSFLAPVDDAAGFVLRRFLGIAPPPTPWASLLDAGLGALVGASFIYGAGALYYHARGIEGMGLGDVKLMAMVGAFLGVKLTVLTIFAASLAGTFFGVGTMLMVWMQRTRRRLARTHEDAARARKRAWKSALVVYRRYEMPFGVFLGSMAMLSVFFGESVLRWYLGLYR, encoded by the coding sequence ATGATCGACACCCATGTGCTCGGCGCGGCCGTATTCCTTTTCGGCCTGGTGTTCGGGAGCTTCTTGAACGTCTGCATCCACCGCCTCGCCCTGCGGTGCTACAGCGACCAGGAACTGTCGGCGCGCGGCGTCACCCGCCGCGACCTCTCCATCGTCAGCCCGCCCTCCGCCTGCCCCAAGTGCCGCCACCCCATCCGCTGGTACGACAACATTCCCGTCCTGAGTTGGCTGCTTCTGGGTGGGCGATGCCGCGACTGCCGCGCTCCCATCTCTCCCCGCTACGCCATCGTCGAACTCCTCACCGGACTGCTTTTTCTCGCCTGTTACTACGTCTTCGGCTTCAACCCTCTCGGTTTGAAGTTCGCCGTCTTCTCTTTCCTTATCCTGGGTCTCATCTTCACCGACGCCGAACACAAGCTGCTCCCTGATTCCCTGACCCTGACCGGCCTGGCCCTGGGCATCGGTTTCAGCTTCCTGGCCCCGGTCGATGACGCCGCCGGCTTCGTGCTGCGGCGGTTCCTGGGGATTGCTCCGCCGCCCACTCCTTGGGCCTCGTTGCTCGATGCCGGTCTCGGCGCCCTGGTTGGGGCCTCCTTCATCTACGGCGCCGGCGCGCTCTACTACCATGCCCGCGGCATCGAAGGCATGGGCCTGGGGGACGTCAAACTGATGGCCATGGTCGGCGCCTTTCTCGGCGTCAAGCTCACCGTGCTCACTATCTTTGCCGCCTCCCTGGCGGGCACGTTCTTCGGCGTCGGCACCATGCTCATGGTCTGGATGCAGCGTACCCGCCGCCGTCTGGCGCGCACCCATGAGGACGCCGCTCGGGCTCGCAAGCGCGCCTGGAAGTCCGCCCTCGTCGTCTATCGCCGTTACGAGATGCCCTTTGGCGTCTTCCTCGGCAGCATGGCCATGCTCTCGGTCTTCTTCGGCGAAAGCGTGCTGCGCTGGTACCTGGGGCTGTACCGATGA
- a CDS encoding BON domain-containing protein: MSSRWSYIVTVLLVFVILGLSVGCNRARSDAQIAGDVQQKILADNNVPTKQVTVSSNNGIVTLSGSVGSEIERVTAANDAAMVDGVRTVVNNLTVAQAQLPPPPQPMAMSQPEPAPAPARKPSPRHVAGAPRRSSDLQQAAPAQPAGPAVTPAPVADRTPAAPPPPKPVTVEPGTVLSVRMIDPIDSDRNQIGDRFRATLDTPISINDQVVLPQGADIEGRVAELRSSGHFTGQSEIALELTSLSINGRRYNLQTDQYSRQGASRGKNTAAKVGGGAAVGAILGGIIGGGKGAAIGATVGAGAGTGVQAATKGQQIHIKPEQLLTFRLQSPLTVTPAASITRSGRTISEYNPPSEGSGTRVYSDDSTSQPQPGDSNAPVLKRRPE; the protein is encoded by the coding sequence ATGAGTTCGCGCTGGAGTTACATCGTTACGGTTCTCCTTGTCTTCGTGATATTGGGCCTGAGTGTCGGCTGCAACCGCGCCCGCAGCGACGCCCAGATCGCCGGCGACGTGCAGCAGAAGATCCTGGCCGACAACAACGTCCCCACCAAGCAGGTCACCGTCTCCTCCAACAACGGAATCGTGACCCTGTCGGGCAGCGTGGGCAGCGAGATAGAGCGCGTTACCGCCGCCAACGATGCCGCCATGGTGGACGGCGTGCGCACCGTGGTCAACAATCTGACCGTCGCCCAGGCGCAGCTTCCGCCGCCTCCCCAACCCATGGCGATGTCCCAGCCGGAGCCGGCTCCGGCCCCGGCCCGCAAGCCTTCGCCCCGCCATGTTGCCGGCGCGCCTCGCCGCAGTTCGGATCTGCAGCAGGCGGCCCCGGCTCAACCGGCCGGGCCCGCAGTGACCCCGGCCCCCGTGGCCGATCGCACCCCGGCGGCGCCTCCGCCGCCGAAGCCGGTCACCGTCGAGCCCGGCACTGTGCTCTCAGTGCGCATGATCGATCCCATCGACTCTGACCGGAACCAGATCGGCGACCGCTTCCGCGCCACCCTGGACACGCCCATCAGCATCAACGATCAGGTCGTTCTGCCTCAGGGCGCCGACATCGAGGGGCGGGTCGCGGAGCTGCGCAGCTCCGGTCATTTCACCGGCCAATCCGAGATCGCACTCGAGCTCACCAGCCTGAGCATCAACGGGCGCCGCTACAACCTGCAGACCGACCAGTATTCGCGCCAGGGCGCTTCGCGGGGCAAGAACACCGCCGCCAAGGTGGGCGGTGGCGCCGCCGTGGGCGCCATCCTGGGTGGCATCATCGGCGGCGGCAAAGGCGCCGCCATCGGCGCCACCGTCGGCGCCGGCGCCGGCACCGGTGTCCAGGCCGCGACCAAGGGCCAGCAGATCCACATCAAGCCGGAACAACTCTTGACCTTCCGCTTGCAGAGCCCGCTCACGGTCACGCCTGCCGCCAGCATCACTCGCTCCGGACGAACCATCAGCGAGTACAACCCTCCCAGCGAGGGGAGCGGCACCCGGGTCTATTCCGATGACTCCACTTCGCAGCCCCAGCCGGGTGACAGTAACGCTCCGGTCTTGAAGCGCCGGCCGGAGTAG
- a CDS encoding potassium channel protein — MDIRRRLAQALLIVLVFTALAVAGYRLLGGHDVSFLQALYMAVITVAGVGYGEIVDTSHSPALRIFNMFIVLFGVTITVYMFSVVTAFLVEGEITNIFWRRKMLKRIQALKHHYIVCGLGDTGRFAVEELHKTGTPYVVVEHTEDNIKKLQEHDPAYNEILSIIGDATDETTLDQAGIERAKGLIASLASDKDNLVITVVARQKNPQLRIIARCTEQRFADRLMKAGANSTVSPNRIGGMRMASEALRPHVVGFLDIMLKEHGRTLRIEEIDVNAGSPWIGSTLQRIDLRHKFNLLPLAIRQGDGSFLPNPPDNHQVVAGTVIIVMGDVSELKRARHAASGAGLLAAAT, encoded by the coding sequence ATGGATATACGCCGCAGACTCGCCCAGGCGCTGCTCATCGTGCTGGTCTTCACCGCCCTCGCGGTGGCCGGATACCGCCTCCTGGGCGGCCACGACGTTTCGTTCCTGCAGGCCCTGTACATGGCCGTGATCACCGTCGCCGGGGTCGGCTACGGCGAGATCGTGGACACCAGCCACAGCCCCGCCCTGCGCATTTTCAACATGTTCATCGTGCTGTTCGGCGTCACCATCACCGTCTACATGTTCTCGGTGGTGACCGCTTTCCTGGTCGAAGGCGAGATCACCAACATCTTCTGGAGACGCAAGATGCTCAAACGGATCCAAGCTCTCAAACACCATTACATTGTCTGCGGCCTGGGCGACACCGGGCGTTTCGCGGTCGAGGAGCTCCACAAGACCGGCACCCCCTACGTGGTCGTCGAGCACACCGAGGACAACATCAAGAAGCTGCAGGAGCACGACCCCGCTTACAACGAGATCCTCTCCATCATCGGCGACGCCACCGACGAGACCACCCTCGATCAGGCCGGCATCGAGCGCGCCAAGGGCCTCATCGCCTCCCTCGCTTCCGACAAGGACAACCTGGTCATCACCGTCGTCGCCCGCCAGAAGAACCCTCAGCTGCGCATCATCGCCCGCTGCACCGAGCAACGCTTTGCCGACCGCCTGATGAAGGCCGGGGCCAATTCCACCGTCTCCCCCAACCGCATCGGAGGCATGCGCATGGCCAGCGAGGCCCTCCGCCCCCACGTGGTCGGCTTCCTCGACATCATGCTCAAGGAACACGGCCGCACTCTGCGCATCGAGGAGATCGACGTCAATGCCGGATCGCCCTGGATCGGCTCTACCCTGCAGCGCATCGACCTGCGCCACAAGTTCAACCTGCTGCCGCTGGCCATCCGCCAGGGTGACGGCTCCTTCCTCCCCAACCCTCCTGATAACCATCAGGTCGTGGCGGGGACGGTGATCATCGTCATGGGCGACGTGAGCGAGTTGAAGCGCGCCCGCCATGCCGCCTCCGGCGCCGGCCTCCTGGCCGCCGCCACCTAG
- a CDS encoding molybdenum cofactor guanylyltransferase encodes MQDATAFILAGGRSSRMGCDKALLEFDGQTLLARALLKARAVAGRVCIVGTREKFELFGPVIEDEYTDRGPLAGIHAALQATTTDLNLVLAVDMPFLPETALKYLLDQARACDAVVVVPRVNGFHQTLCAVYRLEFAALAEEALRAGNNKIDPLYARTSVRVVEEAELAEVDIVPAMFDNLNTPQDLERAFRAGPVRTA; translated from the coding sequence ATGCAGGATGCGACGGCGTTCATCCTCGCCGGGGGCAGGAGTTCGCGCATGGGGTGCGACAAGGCCCTGCTCGAATTCGACGGTCAAACCTTGCTGGCGCGCGCGTTGCTAAAGGCGCGGGCCGTGGCCGGGCGGGTCTGCATCGTGGGGACGCGGGAAAAGTTCGAACTGTTCGGACCGGTGATCGAGGACGAGTACACCGACCGCGGACCGCTGGCCGGCATCCACGCCGCGCTGCAGGCCACCACCACCGACCTGAACCTGGTGCTGGCGGTGGACATGCCGTTCCTGCCGGAAACCGCGCTCAAGTACCTGCTGGACCAGGCGCGGGCGTGCGATGCGGTGGTGGTGGTGCCGCGGGTCAACGGCTTCCACCAGACGCTGTGCGCGGTGTACCGGCTGGAATTCGCCGCCCTGGCCGAAGAAGCGTTGCGCGCGGGCAACAACAAGATCGATCCACTCTATGCGCGGACGTCGGTGCGGGTGGTGGAAGAAGCGGAGCTGGCCGAGGTTGATATCGTTCCCGCGATGTTCGACAATCTGAACACGCCGCAGGACCTGGAGCGAGCCTTCCGCGCCGGTCCGGTCCGGACCGCATGA
- a CDS encoding ATP-binding cassette domain-containing protein, translating into MSHENQPYIEFQDVSKAFGKHVVLDHVGFQVTPGETLCILGRSGVGKSVSLHIIMGFLKADSGRVVVAGEDVAGYSEKEMERIRKKVTMVFQNGALFDSLTVGENVAFPLRERRDLDEVQVYQVVDGLLEMVGVKQFRDQLPSELSTGMKRSVAIARALAAQPECILYDEPTTMVDPLMAQLLGDLIKKLKFQLKLTSIVVTHDMRLAEKLADRLVFLHEGKAIFFGPYREMERSDHPVLRQFLELDELVLPGQQSSFSQPPPSPPGR; encoded by the coding sequence ATGAGTCACGAGAACCAGCCCTATATCGAATTCCAGGACGTCTCCAAGGCGTTCGGCAAGCACGTGGTGCTGGACCACGTGGGCTTCCAGGTGACGCCGGGCGAGACCCTGTGCATCCTGGGGCGCTCGGGGGTGGGCAAGTCGGTGTCGCTGCACATCATCATGGGCTTCCTGAAAGCCGACTCGGGGCGCGTGGTGGTGGCCGGGGAGGACGTCGCCGGGTACAGCGAGAAGGAGATGGAGCGCATCCGCAAGAAGGTCACCATGGTCTTCCAGAACGGGGCCCTGTTCGACTCGCTGACCGTGGGGGAGAACGTGGCCTTCCCGCTGCGCGAGCGGCGCGACCTGGACGAGGTGCAGGTGTACCAGGTGGTGGACGGGCTGCTGGAGATGGTGGGAGTGAAGCAGTTCCGCGACCAGTTGCCCTCCGAGCTCTCGACCGGGATGAAGCGCTCGGTGGCCATCGCGCGCGCCCTGGCGGCCCAGCCGGAGTGCATCCTGTACGATGAGCCCACCACGATGGTGGACCCGCTGATGGCGCAGCTTCTAGGAGATCTGATCAAGAAGTTAAAGTTCCAGTTGAAGCTGACCTCGATCGTGGTCACGCACGACATGCGGCTGGCGGAGAAGCTGGCCGACCGGCTCGTCTTCCTGCACGAAGGCAAAGCCATCTTCTTCGGACCCTACCGGGAGATGGAGCGCAGCGACCATCCCGTGCTCCGGCAGTTCCTGGAACTCGACGAGCTGGTGCTGCCCGGGCAGCAGTCCAGCTTCTCGCAGCCGCCCCCGAGCCCACCGGGCCGCTAA
- a CDS encoding riboflavin synthase — MFTGLIEEVGKVLSATSGNGTTRLVVSSNNLVREMKKGDSIAVSGVCLTAVELKPDRLGFDLATETLARTSLGHLKPGSEVNLELPMKAGGRMGGHIVQGHVDGVGKFLGLERIPGKEDFWLYVEIPADLVKYVVFKGSISIEGISLTVAQIEGTKVTVAIIPHTFEATNLKSLQAGDPVNIEADIIAKYAEKMLKGEAPREINVEKLVSEGF; from the coding sequence ATGTTCACCGGTCTCATCGAAGAAGTCGGCAAAGTTCTCAGCGCCACCTCTGGCAACGGCACCACTCGCCTGGTGGTCTCCTCGAACAACCTTGTCCGCGAGATGAAGAAGGGCGACAGTATCGCCGTGAGTGGCGTCTGCCTGACCGCGGTGGAGCTCAAGCCCGACCGCCTCGGCTTTGATCTGGCCACCGAGACCCTGGCCCGCACCTCGCTCGGCCACCTGAAGCCCGGCTCCGAGGTCAATCTCGAGCTGCCCATGAAAGCCGGCGGCCGCATGGGCGGACACATCGTCCAGGGACACGTGGACGGCGTGGGCAAGTTCCTCGGCCTGGAGCGTATCCCGGGCAAGGAGGATTTCTGGCTCTACGTGGAGATTCCCGCTGATCTGGTGAAATACGTCGTCTTCAAAGGCTCCATCTCCATCGAAGGCATCAGCCTGACCGTCGCCCAGATCGAGGGGACGAAGGTGACCGTCGCCATCATTCCTCACACCTTCGAGGCCACCAACCTCAAGTCGCTCCAGGCGGGTGATCCGGTCAATATCGAGGCCGACATCATCGCCAAGTACGCCGAGAAGATGCTGAAGGGCGAGGCCCCGCGCGAGATCAACGTGGAGAAACTGGTCAGCGAAGGTTTCTAG
- the ribD gene encoding bifunctional diaminohydroxyphosphoribosylaminopyrimidine deaminase/5-amino-6-(5-phosphoribosylamino)uracil reductase RibD, whose amino-acid sequence MRTHPADIPFMQQALDLAYRGIGLTSPNPAVGAVVVDSADKIVGRGSHTYNGVKHAEVLALEEAGAKAKGGTLYLTLEPCSHQGRTGPCVDAVIAAGIARVVAATHDPNPRVAGKGFARLRAAGIKVTQGILEPQATRLNEWFAKWIKTRLPLVTLKAGMTLDGKIAPPPGESDSPSALGSGGATGGWITSEQARAHVQLLRHASDAIMVGVGTIVADDPLLTDRTGEPRRRPLLRVIVDSRLRLPPGSRIAKTVKDDVLVFCSFAEEKKRKALEARGIRVEQVALGPGDDGRPDLARIVKALGAMEITSLLIEGGALVNWAALAAGIVDKVFLYYAPKILAGTGSVPFAGGAGFRHLSEAAYVKNITLHRFGEDFAVEGYLRDPYEMSI is encoded by the coding sequence ATGAGAACTCATCCCGCTGACATCCCGTTCATGCAACAGGCGCTCGACCTCGCCTACCGGGGCATCGGGCTCACTTCGCCCAACCCCGCCGTCGGCGCCGTCGTCGTGGACTCCGCCGACAAGATCGTCGGTCGCGGCAGCCACACCTACAACGGCGTCAAGCATGCTGAGGTCCTCGCCCTTGAAGAGGCCGGAGCGAAAGCCAAAGGCGGGACTCTTTATCTGACTTTGGAGCCCTGTTCGCACCAGGGCCGCACCGGTCCCTGCGTGGACGCCGTCATCGCCGCCGGCATCGCGCGCGTGGTCGCCGCCACCCACGATCCCAACCCGCGAGTCGCAGGCAAGGGCTTCGCTCGCCTTCGGGCCGCCGGCATCAAGGTCACCCAAGGCATTCTCGAACCCCAGGCCACCCGGCTGAACGAATGGTTTGCCAAGTGGATCAAGACCAGGCTGCCACTGGTCACCCTTAAGGCCGGCATGACCCTGGACGGCAAGATCGCTCCCCCTCCGGGCGAAAGCGACAGTCCCTCCGCGCTCGGCTCGGGTGGCGCGACCGGAGGCTGGATCACCAGCGAACAGGCCCGCGCCCACGTGCAGCTGCTGCGTCATGCCAGCGACGCCATCATGGTGGGCGTCGGCACCATCGTGGCCGACGACCCGTTGCTCACCGACCGCACCGGGGAACCGCGCCGCCGGCCTCTGCTGCGCGTCATCGTCGATTCCAGGCTGCGGCTGCCCCCGGGCTCGCGCATCGCCAAGACGGTGAAAGACGACGTCCTGGTCTTCTGCTCCTTTGCCGAAGAGAAGAAGCGGAAGGCGCTGGAGGCGCGCGGCATCCGCGTCGAACAGGTTGCGCTGGGACCGGGCGACGATGGCCGCCCCGACCTGGCGCGCATCGTCAAGGCTCTCGGCGCGATGGAGATCACTTCCCTGCTCATCGAAGGCGGCGCCCTGGTCAACTGGGCGGCATTGGCCGCCGGCATCGTGGACAAGGTCTTTCTGTACTACGCACCCAAGATCCTCGCCGGGACCGGCTCGGTGCCCTTCGCCGGCGGCGCCGGCTTCCGCCATCTCAGCGAGGCTGCCTACGTCAAGAACATCACCCTGCATCGCTTCGGCGAAGATTTCGCCGTCGAGGGTTACTTGCGAGATCCATACGAGATGTCCATTTGA
- the ftsY gene encoding signal recognition particle-docking protein FtsY — MPIQTLFGSIEQEPTFFDRMKQAVTKTRESLAERIDDIVSIGKEIDRATLDDLEATLIAADLGAATTHEILEKLRDKADRRQIKDVNELKRLLKEEISGILTAAEKPAKAVEPPEVILVVGVNGTGKTTTIGKLAQTLKNQNKSVLLCAADTFRAAAIEQLEVWGQRTGTEVIKTKPGGDPAAVLYDAVQAAKSRKADYVIVDTAGRLHTKSNLMAELDKMRRSASKLVPSAPHETLLVMDATTGQNGLQQARLFTQSAGVTGIVLTKLDGTAKGGVVVAISRELGLPVRYVGVGEKATDLLPFKAHDFVESLFA; from the coding sequence ATGCCTATCCAGACGCTTTTTGGAAGCATCGAGCAGGAACCCACTTTCTTCGACCGCATGAAGCAGGCGGTCACGAAGACCCGCGAGAGCCTCGCCGAGCGCATCGACGACATCGTCTCCATCGGCAAGGAGATCGACCGCGCCACCCTCGACGACCTCGAAGCCACCCTCATCGCCGCCGACCTCGGCGCCGCCACCACCCACGAGATCCTCGAAAAGCTGCGCGATAAGGCCGACCGCAGGCAGATCAAGGACGTGAACGAGCTCAAGCGCCTGCTCAAAGAGGAGATCTCCGGTATTCTGACCGCCGCCGAGAAGCCGGCCAAAGCCGTGGAACCTCCCGAGGTCATCCTGGTGGTCGGGGTGAACGGCACCGGCAAGACCACCACCATCGGCAAGCTGGCGCAGACGCTGAAGAACCAGAACAAGTCGGTGCTGCTGTGCGCCGCCGACACCTTCCGCGCCGCCGCCATCGAGCAGCTGGAGGTCTGGGGACAGCGCACCGGGACCGAGGTCATCAAGACCAAGCCCGGCGGCGATCCCGCCGCCGTCCTCTACGATGCCGTGCAGGCCGCCAAGTCCCGCAAGGCCGACTATGTGATCGTGGACACAGCCGGCCGCCTCCATACCAAGTCAAACTTGATGGCCGAGCTGGACAAGATGCGCCGCTCGGCTTCGAAGCTGGTGCCCAGTGCGCCCCACGAGACCCTGCTGGTGATGGACGCCACCACCGGGCAGAACGGCCTGCAGCAGGCCCGCCTGTTCACCCAGTCGGCGGGTGTCACCGGCATCGTGCTGACCAAGCTCGACGGCACCGCCAAGGGCGGCGTGGTGGTGGCCATCTCCCGTGAGCTCGGCCTGCCGGTGCGCTACGTCGGCGTCGGGGAGAAAGCCACCGACCTGCTGCCGTTCAAGGCCCACGACTTTGTGGAATCCTTATTTGCATAA